The Catenulispora sp. GP43 genome includes a region encoding these proteins:
- a CDS encoding WXG100 family type VII secretion target: MSTPTTGSANTSVDVQGMVSAQQDFQNALDQVNTAFQDMSEEQSTLMANWTGEAASTFGRALAAYLDDLGIVQKQLAGMCEKLSSHTGVYTNTHEQSSEMASAFMQGLPGLQGL, translated from the coding sequence GTGTCCACCCCGACCACGGGCTCCGCGAACACCTCCGTCGACGTCCAGGGCATGGTCTCGGCCCAGCAGGACTTCCAGAACGCCCTCGACCAGGTCAACACGGCCTTCCAGGACATGTCCGAAGAGCAGTCGACGCTGATGGCGAACTGGACCGGCGAGGCGGCCTCGACCTTCGGCCGGGCCCTGGCCGCCTACCTGGACGACCTGGGCATCGTGCAGAAGCAGCTGGCCGGTATGTGCGAGAAGCTCTCGTCCCACACCGGCGTCTACACCAACACCCACGAGCAGTCCTCCGAGATGGCCTCCGCTTTCATGCAGGGCCTGCCCGGCCTGCAGGGCCTGTGA
- a CDS encoding WXG100 family type VII secretion target, whose amino-acid sequence MATYTVNMSNVQEVAAQMGVISQHIQQLLSELDDGSKMHLAEWTSDSQQAYYAAKAVWDAKAADMAVQANNAMNSLSNINDAYANAEYQGLGLWEQ is encoded by the coding sequence ATGGCCACGTACACGGTCAACATGAGCAACGTCCAGGAGGTCGCCGCGCAGATGGGCGTGATCTCCCAGCACATCCAGCAGCTGCTCTCCGAGCTCGACGACGGCTCCAAGATGCACCTGGCGGAGTGGACGTCGGACTCGCAGCAGGCGTACTACGCCGCCAAGGCCGTCTGGGACGCCAAGGCCGCCGACATGGCGGTGCAGGCCAACAACGCCATGAACTCGCTGAGCAACATCAACGACGCCTACGCCAACGCCGAGTACCAGGGGCTCGGCCTCTGGGAGCAGTGA